A stretch of the Desulfobacter sp. genome encodes the following:
- a CDS encoding ornithine--oxo-acid transaminase yields MKAKELIDLEDKFGAKNYKPLDVVLSKGEGIWVWDVEGNKYMDCLSAYSAVNQGHCHPKIRQALVDQADKLTLTSRAFRNDQLPLLYDELCQLTDSHKMLPMNSGAEAVETVIKCARKWGYESKGVQEDQAEILVCNDNFHGRTLSIIGFSTDDNARQNFGPFTPGFKTIPFGDEKALEDAITPNTVAFMVEPIQGEAGVIIPPKGYLKAVRRICTEKNVLMILDEIQTGLGRTGKMLAEEHEGIQADLTLIGKALSGGFYPVSAVLSNDEVLGLLQPGQHGSTFGGNPLACAVARAALKVMVDEKMVENAQEMGAYFLEQLETMEHSAIKEIRGIGLMIAIELEEGTPGGARAICEKLMTMGILCKETHTYTIRFAPPLVITKSDIDWAVDKIKTAFA; encoded by the coding sequence ATGAAAGCAAAAGAATTGATTGATCTTGAGGACAAGTTCGGGGCCAAAAATTATAAACCCCTGGACGTGGTCCTTTCCAAGGGAGAGGGCATCTGGGTATGGGATGTGGAAGGCAATAAATACATGGACTGCCTTTCTGCCTATTCCGCAGTCAACCAGGGACATTGCCATCCGAAAATCAGGCAGGCCCTGGTGGACCAGGCAGACAAACTCACCCTCACCTCCCGTGCCTTTCGCAACGACCAGCTGCCCCTGCTTTACGACGAGCTGTGCCAGCTTACCGATTCCCACAAGATGCTGCCCATGAATTCAGGGGCAGAGGCCGTTGAAACAGTGATCAAATGTGCCAGAAAATGGGGGTATGAATCCAAGGGCGTTCAAGAAGACCAGGCAGAGATTCTGGTGTGCAATGATAATTTTCACGGCAGGACCCTGTCCATCATCGGGTTTTCCACCGATGACAATGCCCGTCAAAATTTCGGGCCCTTTACCCCGGGATTTAAAACCATTCCCTTTGGGGATGAAAAAGCCCTGGAAGACGCCATCACCCCCAACACCGTAGCCTTTATGGTGGAACCCATCCAGGGAGAGGCAGGCGTCATCATCCCGCCCAAAGGATATCTCAAAGCGGTCCGCCGTATCTGCACTGAAAAAAATGTCCTCATGATCTTAGATGAGATTCAAACGGGCCTCGGCCGGACCGGTAAAATGCTGGCAGAAGAGCATGAGGGGATTCAGGCGGATCTTACCCTGATCGGAAAGGCCTTGTCAGGCGGGTTTTATCCCGTATCTGCCGTGCTTTCCAACGATGAGGTTCTCGGACTGCTTCAGCCGGGACAGCACGGGTCCACCTTCGGCGGCAACCCCCTGGCCTGTGCCGTGGCCCGGGCTGCCCTCAAGGTGATGGTGGATGAGAAAATGGTTGAAAACGCCCAGGAAATGGGCGCCTATTTTTTAGAACAGCTTGAGACCATGGAGCATTCGGCCATCAAAGAGATCAGAGGCATCGGGCTCATGATCGCCATTGAGCTTGAAGAGGGCACTCCCGGGGGGGCTCGGGCCATCTGCGAAAAACTGATGACCATGGGCATCCTCTGTAAAGAGACCCATACCTATACCATCCGGTTTGCCCCGCCTCTGGTCATTACAAAATCTGATATTGACTGGGCCGTGGATAAAATCAAAACCGCATTTGCCTGA
- the gcvA gene encoding transcriptional regulator GcvA: MHNKKTVPLPSLNALRAFEAAARHESFTRAAKELSVTQGAISRQVKQLETQLDVILFHRRHKHLTLTDQGMLLLSPLTQAFSIMSRAVEKLKNQSQDLNLKVHPTFAIRWLIPRLHIFQALYPDIRVRLTTSGINADFKHENFDAGITHLGNEIPGVVRKKILKEQLVPVCSPDLAKGAPPIKKPKDLCYRTLLHNSPDLKEWQTWADQKGVNGLFLEHGQVFEVDDAALQAATSGLGVVLGDIFLIKEELDSGRLVAPLGLEPIQTGNYYFSRPEFNREAKGVNLFWGWLKTTLDLKPVDPNKKA; this comes from the coding sequence ATGCACAATAAAAAAACAGTCCCCCTTCCCTCATTAAATGCCCTAAGGGCATTTGAGGCGGCGGCCAGACATGAAAGCTTTACCCGGGCGGCCAAAGAATTATCCGTTACCCAGGGCGCCATCAGCCGCCAGGTCAAACAATTGGAAACCCAGCTTGATGTCATTTTATTCCATCGGCGGCACAAGCACCTGACCCTCACGGACCAGGGCATGCTCCTTTTATCTCCCCTGACCCAGGCGTTCTCCATCATGTCAAGGGCCGTTGAAAAACTCAAAAACCAAAGCCAGGATCTCAACCTTAAAGTCCATCCCACATTTGCCATCCGCTGGCTGATTCCAAGGCTCCACATTTTCCAGGCCCTTTACCCGGATATACGGGTGAGGCTGACCACTTCAGGAATTAATGCTGATTTTAAACATGAAAATTTTGACGCCGGCATCACCCATCTGGGCAATGAGATCCCCGGAGTGGTCAGAAAAAAAATTCTTAAAGAACAATTGGTCCCGGTCTGCTCTCCTGACCTTGCCAAAGGAGCCCCCCCCATTAAAAAGCCCAAGGACCTTTGCTATCGCACCCTGCTCCACAACAGCCCGGACCTGAAAGAATGGCAGACCTGGGCAGACCAGAAAGGGGTTAACGGCCTTTTTCTCGAGCATGGTCAGGTATTTGAGGTAGATGATGCCGCACTCCAGGCCGCCACATCAGGCCTGGGCGTTGTCCTGGGAGATATTTTCCTGATCAAGGAAGAACTGGATTCAGGCCGCCTGGTCGCCCCGCTGGGGCTTGAGCCCATCCAGACCGGAAATTACTATTTTTCCAGGCCCGAATTCAACCGGGAGGCCAAAGGGGTCAACCTGTTTTGGGGCTGGCTTAAAACCACCCTGGACCTTAAACCCGTAGACCCCAATAAAAAAGCCTGA
- a CDS encoding tetrathionate reductase family octaheme c-type cytochrome: MAEVWKAPDQERAKQRAKQVVPFIKEYKDDCMVNRRMCLLDAGISLDNVQDTYFLLNSPIIKEREDHYEPVRFSHKRHAALTNDCSKCHHFRPKDEAALETTRCSACHQDSFNPDHPERIGLKAAYHQQCIECHQEKAKGPVGCKGCHLQNVPDHKELVELPDNPDPFQVTAECQRCHDAQAQDMLTTAHWLWKGPSPYTTGHRKDVMHGKGTTALNNYUISPISNEARCTSCHAGYGWKDDSFDFSDKTKMDCLVCHDTTGKYKKPGPDAGMPAKDIDLKFIAQNVGHSSRASCGSCHFNGGGGDAVKHADLSRQLLEPSRNYDVHMGGYDFTCAECHETRNHKIAGRSSSVPVAEGEVTCQQCHSKEPHYCGSVMDHHLNEHAKTLDCNVCHAPVYAKCKPTKTWWDWSKAGDKNRKPKKDKYGKPDYNKKKGEFKWDESVVPTYAWDSGYMKRVLMGDKVDLNADIINITEPVGSINDPGSKIVPFKIMKAVQAIDADHEVMPKEMALSCVQCHDSLAGDKTCNRCHQDNRNVDFKKVAHKGTDFSYMKSQGRDVDELINKTDYIDFKGLGYKGDPIIHGGRFKKLPMGYEKHNE, encoded by the coding sequence ATGGCAGAGGTCTGGAAGGCCCCGGATCAGGAACGAGCAAAGCAAAGGGCTAAACAGGTCGTTCCCTTTATCAAGGAATACAAGGACGACTGCATGGTAAATAGACGGATGTGTCTGCTGGATGCCGGCATTTCCTTAGATAATGTTCAAGATACTTATTTTTTGCTGAACAGTCCAATTATCAAGGAGCGCGAAGACCATTACGAGCCTGTCAGATTTTCCCATAAACGCCATGCAGCTCTCACCAATGATTGCAGCAAATGCCATCATTTTCGGCCAAAGGATGAAGCGGCATTGGAAACAACACGGTGCTCGGCCTGTCATCAGGACTCTTTTAATCCGGATCATCCTGAACGGATCGGCCTTAAGGCGGCCTATCATCAGCAGTGTATCGAATGCCATCAGGAAAAAGCCAAGGGACCTGTGGGCTGCAAGGGATGCCATTTACAAAATGTTCCCGATCACAAGGAGTTGGTCGAGCTGCCGGATAACCCGGATCCATTCCAGGTGACAGCCGAATGTCAGCGCTGTCATGATGCCCAGGCCCAAGACATGCTGACCACAGCCCACTGGCTGTGGAAAGGGCCCTCTCCCTATACAACGGGGCATAGAAAGGACGTCATGCACGGCAAGGGCACAACCGCCCTGAACAACTACTGAATTAGTCCCATAAGCAACGAGGCTCGTTGCACAAGTTGTCATGCAGGATATGGTTGGAAAGACGATAGTTTCGATTTTAGTGATAAGACCAAAATGGATTGTCTGGTTTGCCATGATACCACGGGCAAGTATAAAAAACCCGGGCCGGATGCCGGCATGCCGGCAAAGGATATTGATTTAAAATTTATTGCCCAGAATGTGGGGCATTCAAGCCGTGCCAGCTGCGGTTCCTGCCACTTTAATGGTGGGGGCGGAGATGCGGTTAAACATGCGGATCTGTCACGCCAGCTCTTGGAGCCCAGCAGAAACTATGACGTTCATATGGGGGGATATGATTTTACCTGTGCGGAATGTCATGAAACAAGAAATCACAAGATTGCGGGCAGAAGCTCATCCGTCCCGGTTGCCGAAGGCGAGGTCACCTGCCAGCAATGTCATTCTAAGGAACCCCATTATTGCGGCAGCGTCATGGATCACCATTTAAATGAGCATGCAAAAACCCTTGACTGTAATGTCTGCCATGCACCGGTTTATGCAAAATGCAAACCCACCAAGACCTGGTGGGACTGGTCCAAGGCAGGGGATAAAAACCGCAAGCCCAAAAAAGACAAATACGGCAAGCCCGATTATAACAAGAAAAAAGGTGAATTTAAATGGGACGAGTCTGTGGTCCCCACCTATGCCTGGGATTCAGGGTATATGAAACGGGTGCTCATGGGGGATAAGGTTGATCTCAACGCTGATATTATTAATATTACCGAGCCTGTGGGATCCATCAACGATCCTGGCTCCAAGATTGTTCCTTTTAAAATAATGAAGGCTGTCCAGGCAATTGATGCGGATCATGAGGTGATGCCCAAGGAGATGGCCTTATCATGTGTCCAGTGCCATGACAGCCTTGCAGGTGATAAAACCTGTAACCGCTGCCACCAGGACAACCGAAACGTTGATTTTAAAAAGGTCGCCCATAAAGGAACCGATTTTTCCTATATGAAATCCCAGGGACGGGATGTGGATGAGTTGATCAATAAAACCGATTATATTGATTTTAAGGGTCTGGGATATAAAGGAGATCCCATTATCCATGGCGGTCGTTTCAAAAAACTGCCCATGGGCTATGAAAAACATAATGAATAA
- a CDS encoding IS6 family transposase, with translation MKNENPFKWRHYEKEIILLNVRWYLIYQLSYRNLEEMMQERGLSVDHSTIYRWVQRYAPEMEKRSRKYLRQSNDSYRIDETYIKVRGKMKYLYRAVDSRGNTIDFLLRSRRNMESAKRFFKKMLRASNSSRPRVLSVDGNPAYPPAVKALKEKKLLNKDCILRQNKYLNNIIEQDHRFIKKLVRAGMGFKTFHSAWRTLKGYEIMNMIRKGQVKNIRKGEILKQKEFVENLFSYAA, from the coding sequence ATGAAAAATGAAAACCCTTTCAAGTGGCGTCATTATGAAAAAGAAATCATCCTGTTGAATGTTCGCTGGTATCTGATATATCAACTGAGTTACAGGAATCTGGAAGAGATGATGCAAGAACGGGGCTTGTCTGTGGATCACAGTACCATTTACCGATGGGTTCAGCGCTATGCTCCTGAAATGGAAAAGCGAAGCAGGAAGTATCTGCGGCAATCAAATGATTCTTACCGTATTGATGAAACATATATCAAGGTGCGGGGGAAAATGAAGTATCTTTACCGAGCGGTCGATTCCCGTGGAAATACCATCGATTTTCTTCTTCGCAGCAGACGTAATATGGAATCTGCCAAACGATTTTTTAAAAAGATGCTGCGAGCTTCCAATAGCTCCAGACCTCGGGTTCTGAGTGTTGACGGAAATCCTGCATATCCTCCGGCAGTAAAGGCTTTGAAAGAAAAAAAGCTTCTGAATAAGGACTGTATCCTAAGACAGAATAAATATCTGAACAATATTATTGAGCAAGACCACCGGTTTATCAAAAAGCTTGTCAGAGCTGGTATGGGGTTCAAGACATTTCATTCTGCCTGGCGGACGCTAAAAGGCTATGAAATTATGAACATGATCAGAAAAGGACAAGTTAAAAATATCAGGAAGGGAGAAATTTTAAAGCAGAAAGAATTCGTCGAAAATCTGTTTTCTTATGCTGCGTAA
- a CDS encoding sulfurtransferase TusA family protein, with product MTAKHIVDLRGVILPLNLLKCKNCLKSMEKGDVLEVFIEDVDVVQDLRTIVKRSNDEIVYTKNRDDYICLGIKKGPRNRFNIFLHGR from the coding sequence ATGACAGCAAAACATATAGTGGATCTCAGGGGGGTGATTTTGCCCCTTAACCTGCTCAAATGTAAGAATTGTCTTAAATCCATGGAAAAAGGAGATGTTCTTGAGGTGTTTATTGAAGATGTTGATGTGGTGCAGGATTTGAGAACGATTGTAAAACGCTCCAATGATGAAATCGTTTATACAAAAAACAGGGATGATTACATCTGTCTTGGCATAAAAAAGGGGCCGAGAAATCGTTTTAATATATTTTTACATGGGAGGTAG
- a CDS encoding 4Fe-4S dicluster domain-containing protein gives MQLSRRNFFKFMGAASASVTALPSSADAWESKAPPDPYGCLVDLTRCVGCRKCEEACAQVNGLPAPERVNCQCTIFDKKRRPDHKAYTVVNRYFTGQLDRFDKPLPTYAKVQCMHCQDPACIVGALTKDDTGSVRYDVDKCIGCRYCMVACPFEIPAYEYADPITPRVMKCNFCYDRISKDGGIPGCATICPTEAITFGKRASLLRVTKKRLRENPGVYIDHVYGEREVGGTSWLYISSVPFERVNLPALPDKPSPKLSETIQHSLFSYLWSPIALFSVLGVFMYKSNKAEEEPKNKGGA, from the coding sequence ATGCAACTCAGTAGGCGAAATTTTTTTAAATTCATGGGAGCCGCCAGCGCCTCAGTTACGGCCTTGCCATCATCTGCCGATGCCTGGGAATCAAAGGCGCCGCCTGATCCTTACGGATGCCTGGTGGACCTGACCCGGTGCGTTGGCTGCCGCAAATGTGAGGAAGCCTGTGCCCAGGTCAATGGCCTGCCCGCACCGGAACGGGTCAATTGTCAATGTACGATTTTTGACAAAAAAAGAAGGCCGGACCACAAGGCATATACTGTGGTCAACCGGTATTTTACAGGTCAACTGGATCGTTTTGACAAACCGCTTCCAACCTATGCCAAGGTTCAGTGCATGCATTGCCAGGACCCGGCCTGCATTGTCGGGGCATTGACCAAGGATGACACGGGCAGTGTCAGGTATGATGTGGATAAATGTATTGGCTGTCGATATTGCATGGTGGCCTGTCCCTTTGAAATACCCGCCTATGAATATGCCGATCCCATCACACCCAGGGTGATGAAATGTAACTTTTGTTACGACAGGATTTCCAAGGATGGCGGGATTCCCGGCTGTGCCACCATTTGTCCCACCGAGGCCATAACTTTTGGCAAGCGAGCCTCTCTTTTAAGGGTAACCAAAAAAAGGCTCAGGGAAAATCCAGGGGTATACATTGATCATGTGTATGGTGAACGAGAGGTGGGCGGAACATCCTGGCTTTATATTTCTTCTGTGCCCTTTGAACGAGTAAATTTGCCCGCATTACCGGATAAACCGTCACCCAAACTATCCGAAACCATACAGCATTCGCTGTTCAGCTATCTATGGTCGCCCATCGCACTTTTCAGCGTTCTGGGGGTGTTCATGTATAAATCAAACAAAGCTGAGGAAGAGCCAAAAAATAAAGGAGGTGCCTGA
- a CDS encoding IS6 family transposase, with the protein MKNENPFKWRHYEKEIILLNVRWYLRYQLSYRNLEEMMQERGLSVDHSTIYRWVQRYAPEMEKRSRKYLRQSNDSYRIDETYIKVRGKMKYLYRAVDSRGNTIDFLLRSRRNMESAKRFFKKMLRASNSSRPRVLSVDGNPAYPPAVKALKEKKLLNKDCILRQNKYLNNIIEQDHRFIKKLVRAGMGFKTFHSAWRTLKGYEIMNMIRKGQVKNIRKGEILKQKEFVENLFSYAA; encoded by the coding sequence ATGAAAAATGAAAACCCTTTCAAGTGGCGTCATTATGAAAAAGAAATCATCCTGTTGAATGTTCGCTGGTATCTGAGATATCAACTGAGTTACAGGAATCTGGAAGAGATGATGCAAGAACGGGGCTTGTCTGTGGATCACAGTACCATTTACCGATGGGTTCAGCGCTATGCTCCTGAAATGGAAAAGCGAAGCAGGAAGTATCTGCGGCAATCAAATGATTCTTACCGTATTGATGAAACATATATCAAGGTGCGGGGGAAAATGAAGTATCTTTACCGAGCGGTCGATTCCCGTGGAAATACCATCGATTTTCTTCTTCGCAGCAGACGTAATATGGAATCTGCCAAACGATTTTTTAAAAAGATGCTGCGAGCTTCCAATAGCTCCAGACCTCGGGTTCTGAGTGTTGACGGAAATCCTGCATATCCTCCGGCTGTAAAGGCTTTGAAAGAAAAAAAGCTTCTGAATAAGGACTGTATCCTAAGACAGAATAAATATCTGAACAATATTATTGAGCAAGACCACCGGTTTATCAAAAAGCTTGTCAGAGCTGGTATGGGGTTCAAGACATTTCATTCTGCCTGGCGGACGCTAAAAGGCTATGAAATTATGAACATGATCAGAAAAGGACAAGTTAAAAATATCAGGAAGGGAGAAATTTTAAAGCAGAAAGAATTCGTCGAAAATCTGTTTTCTTATGCTGCGTAA